From Elaeis guineensis isolate ETL-2024a chromosome 16, EG11, whole genome shotgun sequence, a single genomic window includes:
- the LOC105059707 gene encoding benzyl alcohol O-benzoyltransferase-like — translation MASSLIFTVSRREPVLVAPAKPTPHEFKPLSDIDDQEGLRFYSSGIHFYRNDPSKEGRDPARVIKEALGKVLVHYHPIAGRLREWPGRKLVVECTGEGVVFVEANADVRLEEFGNAPSPPFPCVEELLYDTESLGSDLDCPFLFVQVTRLKCGGFIFGLRINHTIMDAPGVVQFLTALGEMARGAAAPTVPPVWERELLTARCPPRITHVHPEYEFSAATDVMTTVPLSDMVNRSFFFGPREISALRKYAPPHLRPTSSRFELITASVWRSRTAALGYDPDDEVRVLFVVNARGRRSPPLPSGYYGNALAFPVASSAAGRLRRSPLGYALEVVKKAKASVTDEYMQSVADLMVLQGRPHFAMARTYLVSDVTRAGFEAVDFGWGEGVYGGPASAGIGGAGVASFYTWHRNGKGEEGILVPMCLPGPAMERFQMEMESLTQEPAFDPYDSNTNMKNISIVSRDMKMSRL, via the exons ATGGCATCTTCTCTGATCTTTACGGTGAGCCGGAGGGAGCCCGTGCTCGTTGCACCGGCGAAGCCCACACCGCACGAGTTCAAACCCCTCTCGGACATCGATGACCAGGAGGGCCTGAGGTTTTACAGCTCTGGCATCCATTTCTACCGCAACGATCCCTCCAAGGAGGGACGGGACCCGGCAAGGGTCATAAAGGAGGCCCTTGGGAAGGTCCTCGTGCACTACCATCCGATCGCTGGCCGCCTTCGGGAATGGCCCGGGAGGAAGCTGGTGGTGGAGTGCACCGGCGAAGGGGTGGTGTTCGTGGAGGCCAACGCTGATGTCCGGCTCGAGGAGTTCGGCAATGCACCCAGTCCACCCTTTCCTTGCGTGGAGGAGCTGCTCTACGATACAGAGAGCTTGGGAAGCGACCTCGACTGCCCCTTTCTCTTTGTTCAG GTGACGCGACTCAAGTGCGGAGGCTTCATCTTTGGTCTGCGGATCAACCACACGATCATGGACGCACCGGGGGTGGTGCAGTTCCTCACTGCCCTGGGCGAGATGGCGCGCGGGGCAGCTGCCCCTACCGTGCCGCCCGTGTGGGAGAGAGAGCTGCTCACCGCCCGCTGCCCCCCTCGCATCACCCACGTCCACCCGGAGTACGAGTTCTCGGCCGCCACCGACGTGATGACTACCGTCCCCCTGTCCGACATGGTGAACCGCTCCTTCTTCTTCGGCCCCAGGGAGATATCCGCTCTAAGGAAGTACGCGCCCCCGCACCTGCGCCCCACCAGCTCCAGGTTCGAGCTGATCACCGCCTCCGTCTGGCGGAGCCGCACCGCGGCCCTCGGCTACGACCCCGACGACGAGGTCCGCGTCCTCTTCGTCGTGAACGCCCGCGGGCGGCGCAGCCCGCCCCTGCCGTCGGGGTACTACGGGAACGCGCTGGCATTTCCAGTGGCCTCGTCGGCGGCGGGCAGGCTGAGGCGGAGCCCGCTGGGGTACGCACTGGAGGTGGTGAAGAAGGCCAAGGCGAGCGTGACGGACGAGTACATGCAGTCGGTGGCGGACCTGATGGTGCTCCAGGGTAGGCCGCACTTCGCCATGGCTCGGACCTACCTCGTGTCGGACGTGACCCGGGCGGGCTTCGAGGCGGTGGATTTCGGGTGGGGGGAGGGGGTCTACGGCGGCCCGGCCAGTGCTGGTATCGGGGGGGCCGGCGTTGCCAGCTTCTACACCTGGCACAGGAACGGCAAGGGGGAGGAAGGCATCTTGGTTCCCATGTGTCTGCCGGGACCCGCCATGGAGAGGTTCCAGATGGAGATGGAGAGCTTGACCCAGGAGCCCGCCTTTGATCCTTACGACAGCAATACTAATATGAAGAATATATCCATTGTCAGTCGTGATATGAAGATGTCACGCCTATAA